From Lysobacter auxotrophicus, the proteins below share one genomic window:
- a CDS encoding OmpW/AlkL family protein, whose product MQKPLLACALALSLAGAATPVLAQSKGDWTLGVGVHAVDPKSSNGRLVDGTLPVRVDTDVKPTLTFEYFVRDNLGVEVIAAWPFEHDVSVAGLGNVGSTKQLPPTVSLQYHFNSAGKVSPFLGAGVNYTTFFSEDTRGALAGSRLKLDDSWGLAAHAGIDFALGERSAIRIDARWIDIDTDVSLNGVDVGTVNIDPIVYGAAYVMKF is encoded by the coding sequence ATGCAAAAGCCCCTACTCGCCTGCGCGCTGGCGCTGTCCCTGGCCGGCGCCGCCACGCCCGTTCTCGCCCAGTCCAAGGGCGACTGGACGCTCGGCGTCGGCGTCCACGCGGTCGATCCCAAGTCCAGCAACGGCCGGCTGGTCGACGGCACCCTGCCGGTGCGCGTCGATACCGACGTGAAGCCGACGCTCACCTTCGAATACTTCGTCCGCGACAACCTGGGCGTGGAAGTCATCGCCGCCTGGCCGTTCGAACACGACGTCAGCGTCGCCGGGCTGGGCAACGTCGGCAGCACGAAGCAACTGCCGCCGACCGTGTCGCTGCAGTACCACTTCAACAGCGCCGGCAAGGTCTCGCCGTTCCTCGGTGCGGGCGTGAACTACACCACGTTCTTCAGCGAGGACACGCGCGGCGCGCTCGCCGGTTCCAGGCTCAAGCTCGACGATTCCTGGGGCCTGGCGGCGCACGCCGGCATCGACTTCGCACTGGGCGAGCGCAGCGCGATCCGCATCGACGCACGCTGGATCGACATCGACACCGACGTGTCGCTCAACGGTGTGGACGTGGGCACGGTGAACATCGACCCGATCGTCTACGGCGCGGCGTACGTCATGAAGTTCTGA
- a CDS encoding group III truncated hemoglobin, with translation MNDTRELSSPPADDALTERHLAELVDRFYERVRADPELGPVFNAAIDDWPEHKRMLTQFWSSVALGTRSYRGNPMAAHRPHPIRAEHFDRWLSLWRETARDVLPPDQVERVYAYAEKIGYSLRYGLGLMERKGALPLGLPTV, from the coding sequence ATGAACGACACGCGCGAACTGTCCAGCCCGCCGGCCGACGACGCATTGACCGAGCGGCACCTGGCCGAACTGGTCGACCGTTTCTACGAACGCGTGCGCGCCGATCCCGAACTCGGTCCCGTCTTCAACGCCGCCATCGACGACTGGCCCGAACACAAGCGCATGCTGACGCAGTTCTGGTCGTCGGTCGCGCTGGGCACCCGAAGTTATCGCGGCAACCCGATGGCCGCGCATCGCCCGCATCCGATCCGAGCCGAGCACTTCGATCGCTGGCTTTCGTTGTGGCGCGAGACCGCGCGCGACGTGCTGCCGCCCGATCAGGTCGAGCGCGTGTATGCGTATGCGGAAAAGATCGGCTACAGCCTGCGTTACGGCCTCGGGCTGATGGAACGCAAGGGCGCGCTGCCGCTGGGCCTGCCGACGGTCTGA
- a CDS encoding YeeE/YedE family protein, whose amino-acid sequence MSTSFTPISALVGGALIGLAATYLLATVGRIAGISGILNTAIDQRGERGWRVAFLVAMVVAAGAWFAWSGAIPRAGFPWTWLVLAGALVGFGTRLGNGCTSGHGICGLARFSRRSLWAVLVFMGAAFVTTYVVRHVAGGLS is encoded by the coding sequence ATGTCGACGTCCTTCACTCCCATCTCCGCACTGGTTGGCGGCGCGCTGATCGGACTGGCCGCGACCTATCTGCTTGCCACCGTCGGCCGCATCGCGGGTATCAGCGGCATCCTCAACACCGCGATCGACCAGCGCGGCGAACGCGGCTGGCGGGTGGCGTTCCTGGTTGCCATGGTGGTCGCCGCAGGCGCCTGGTTCGCGTGGTCGGGCGCGATCCCACGCGCCGGCTTCCCATGGACGTGGCTGGTGCTCGCCGGCGCACTCGTGGGTTTCGGCACGCGGCTGGGCAACGGCTGCACGAGCGGCCATGGCATCTGCGGCCTCGCCCGGTTCTCGCGACGCTCGCTGTGGGCGGTGCTGGTCTTCATGGGCGCGGCGTTCGTCACGACGTACGTCGTGCGGCATGTCGCGGGCGGTCTGTCGTGA
- a CDS encoding DUF2339 domain-containing protein, giving the protein MEGLLVLVALAVLAVPVLLIVALVSLSGVKVRVADLERQLDAMRRASAVREAASAPPREMPLVAPVPPPMPAAAPPPVVREAPIPTPKPKPGELPEAWRAEQPAPEAPRTPPPRARVAPARPDAITMGLRMVQRWFMTGNVPVKIGILVLFAGVASLLKYASDQGWMRMPIELRLAGIAAASLAALVFAWRKREHNRVFALSLQGGAIGILLLTVFAAFKLYGLLDAGPEFALSVLLVAGAGALAVLQDAKALAVFALLAGFLAPIWLSTGSGNHVALFSYYAVLNLAVAGVAWWKSWRLLNVLGFAFTFGIGALWGVSAYQPEKFATTEPFLLLFFAIYLAIPLLHARRQPEGRRGFVEGCLMFGTPLVAFSMQAGLLEGDRLPLAFNALGLAAIYALLAAWLRRREGYGALTPVYALLAVGFATLAVPLALSARATASVFALEGAGLVWLGLRQQRRWPQLGGMLLQFLAAYAFGVGAAVPVDDAIANPVFMSALLIALAGFAIAWSYRNRSDHDVFATAFYLWGLVWWLGNAVNEVERFVMPTSRADVLLAVIVVTGWLAAEVQRRRPATALAWTTLGALVAAAPIAWVQTQVHGHPFAGHGGWSWLVYAVLGVRSLVCLRASAHAIAARAQFVWLLVWPLAISLLLEWLSHRFALAGGWRVLGLALPWCALAAMSLFRWSWLSAPLGERFDSSRTALQATCFAVLAFGWLLALFSAHGGAPLPWIPLLNPLELAQLAVLVLLARWLVTDDAPDALRRLRPITLSLAGFALVTACVLRTVNHWGGVAWTEALLHTSLAQTSLSVTWSVLGVIGWVLGSRRGQRGLWLAGAVLMGVVLAKLLLVDRGNLGNGLGIASFIAYGLLCTVVGYIAPVPPRHPSNADHAETEPA; this is encoded by the coding sequence ATGGAAGGGTTGCTGGTTCTGGTCGCGCTCGCGGTGCTTGCCGTGCCGGTGTTGCTGATCGTCGCGCTGGTGTCGCTCAGTGGCGTGAAGGTGCGCGTCGCCGATCTCGAGCGGCAGCTCGATGCGATGCGTCGCGCCAGCGCGGTGCGCGAAGCCGCGAGCGCTCCGCCGCGCGAAATGCCCCTCGTCGCACCCGTGCCGCCTCCGATGCCCGCGGCCGCACCGCCGCCGGTGGTCCGGGAGGCGCCGATTCCGACACCGAAACCCAAGCCGGGCGAATTGCCCGAAGCCTGGCGCGCCGAGCAGCCCGCTCCTGAAGCGCCACGCACACCGCCGCCGCGCGCCCGCGTCGCGCCTGCGCGTCCGGACGCCATCACGATGGGCCTGCGCATGGTGCAGCGCTGGTTCATGACGGGGAACGTGCCGGTCAAGATCGGCATCCTCGTGCTGTTCGCCGGCGTCGCGTCGCTGCTGAAATACGCCAGCGACCAGGGCTGGATGCGCATGCCGATCGAACTGCGCCTGGCCGGCATCGCCGCCGCATCGCTCGCGGCGCTCGTCTTCGCATGGCGCAAGCGCGAGCACAACCGCGTCTTCGCGCTCAGCCTGCAGGGCGGGGCGATCGGCATCCTGCTGCTCACGGTCTTCGCGGCCTTCAAGCTCTACGGCCTGCTGGACGCCGGGCCCGAGTTCGCACTGAGCGTGCTGCTGGTCGCCGGTGCCGGCGCGCTCGCGGTGCTGCAGGACGCGAAGGCACTGGCGGTGTTCGCGCTGCTGGCCGGTTTCCTCGCGCCGATCTGGCTGTCGACCGGCAGCGGCAACCATGTTGCGCTGTTCTCCTACTACGCCGTGCTCAACCTCGCGGTTGCGGGCGTGGCGTGGTGGAAGTCGTGGCGACTGCTCAACGTACTCGGCTTCGCCTTCACCTTTGGCATCGGCGCGCTGTGGGGCGTTTCCGCGTACCAGCCGGAGAAGTTCGCGACCACCGAGCCGTTCCTGCTGCTGTTCTTCGCGATCTACCTCGCGATACCGCTGCTGCATGCGCGCAGGCAGCCGGAGGGGCGGCGCGGTTTCGTCGAAGGGTGCCTGATGTTCGGCACGCCGCTGGTGGCGTTCTCGATGCAGGCGGGGCTGCTCGAGGGCGATCGACTGCCGCTCGCGTTCAACGCGCTCGGGTTGGCGGCGATCTACGCGCTGCTCGCCGCATGGCTGCGCCGCCGCGAAGGCTATGGCGCGCTCACGCCGGTCTACGCGCTGCTCGCGGTCGGCTTCGCGACGCTCGCCGTGCCGTTGGCGCTGTCCGCGCGCGCGACGGCGAGCGTCTTCGCCCTGGAAGGCGCGGGGCTGGTGTGGCTCGGCCTTCGCCAGCAGCGACGTTGGCCGCAGTTGGGCGGCATGTTGCTGCAGTTCCTGGCGGCGTATGCCTTCGGCGTTGGCGCAGCGGTTCCGGTCGACGACGCCATCGCCAATCCGGTGTTCATGAGCGCGCTGCTCATCGCGCTGGCGGGATTCGCCATCGCGTGGAGTTACCGGAACCGGTCCGACCACGACGTGTTCGCGACGGCCTTCTACCTGTGGGGCCTGGTGTGGTGGCTGGGCAATGCGGTGAACGAAGTCGAGCGTTTCGTGATGCCGACGTCGCGTGCCGACGTGCTGCTTGCGGTGATCGTCGTGACGGGCTGGCTCGCGGCGGAAGTGCAACGACGTCGTCCCGCGACCGCGCTCGCGTGGACCACGCTGGGCGCGCTGGTCGCGGCTGCGCCGATCGCGTGGGTGCAGACGCAGGTGCACGGGCATCCCTTCGCCGGCCACGGCGGATGGAGCTGGCTCGTCTATGCGGTGCTGGGCGTGCGATCGCTCGTGTGCCTGCGCGCCAGCGCGCATGCCATCGCCGCGCGCGCGCAGTTCGTCTGGCTGCTCGTGTGGCCGCTGGCGATCTCGCTGTTGCTGGAATGGCTGAGCCACCGCTTCGCGCTCGCGGGCGGCTGGCGCGTGCTGGGGCTCGCGCTGCCGTGGTGCGCGCTCGCCGCGATGAGCCTGTTCCGCTGGTCGTGGCTGTCGGCGCCGCTGGGCGAACGTTTCGATTCGAGTCGCACCGCGCTGCAGGCCACGTGCTTCGCGGTGCTGGCCTTCGGATGGCTGCTTGCGCTGTTCAGTGCCCATGGTGGCGCGCCGCTGCCGTGGATTCCGCTGCTCAATCCGCTCGAACTCGCACAGCTCGCCGTGCTCGTGCTGCTGGCGCGCTGGCTCGTCACCGACGATGCGCCCGACGCGTTGCGTCGCCTGCGGCCGATCACGCTGTCGCTTGCCGGCTTCGCGCTGGTGACCGCGTGCGTGCTACGCACCGTGAACCACTGGGGCGGCGTGGCGTGGACCGAGGCGTTGCTCCACACCAGCCTCGCGCAGACGAGCCTGAGCGTCACCTGGAGCGTGCTGGGCGTGATCGGCTGGGTGCTCGGCTCGCGCCGCGGCCAGCGCGGGCTGTGGCTTGCCGGCGCGGTGCTGATGGGCGTGGTGCTGGCGAAGCTGCTGCTGGTCGATCGCGGCAACCTCGGCAACGGCCTGGGCATCGCGTCGTTCATCGCCTACGGCCTGCTGTGCACGGTGGTGGGTTACATCGCGCCGGTGCCGCCGCGCCATCCTTCGAACGCGGACCACGCGGAGACCGAACCTGCATGA
- the gap gene encoding type I glyceraldehyde-3-phosphate dehydrogenase, which yields MTIKVGINGFGRIGRNVLRSAVQNFAGEIEIVAINDLLEPEYLAYMLRYDSVHGRFKGDVSVEGNTLIVNGKKIRLTQEKDPAALKWDEVGADVVIESTGLFLTKETCQKHLDAGAKKVIQSAPSKDDTPMFVYGVNHTKYNGEAIISNASCTTNCLAPLAKVLNDKWGIKRGLMTTVHAATATQKTVDGPSNKDWRGGRGILENIIPSSTGAAKAVGVVIPELNKKLTGMSFRVPTSDVSVVDLTVELENAATYAEICAEMKAQSEGALKGILGYTEEKVVATDFRGDARTSIFDAEAGIALDGTFVKLVSWYDNEWGYSNKCLEMVKVVAK from the coding sequence ATGACCATCAAGGTTGGCATCAACGGCTTTGGCCGCATCGGGCGCAACGTGCTGCGCTCGGCCGTGCAGAACTTCGCTGGCGAGATCGAGATCGTCGCCATCAACGATCTGCTGGAGCCGGAGTACCTGGCCTACATGCTGCGTTACGACTCGGTGCACGGCCGCTTCAAGGGCGACGTGTCGGTCGAGGGCAACACGCTGATCGTCAACGGCAAGAAGATCCGCCTGACGCAGGAGAAGGATCCGGCCGCGCTGAAGTGGGACGAGGTCGGCGCCGACGTCGTCATCGAATCCACCGGCCTGTTCCTGACCAAGGAAACCTGCCAGAAGCACCTGGATGCCGGCGCGAAGAAGGTCATCCAGTCGGCCCCGTCCAAGGACGACACGCCGATGTTCGTCTACGGCGTGAACCACACCAAGTACAACGGCGAGGCGATCATCTCCAACGCCTCGTGCACCACCAACTGCCTCGCGCCGCTGGCGAAGGTGCTCAACGACAAGTGGGGCATCAAGCGCGGCCTGATGACCACCGTGCACGCCGCCACCGCGACGCAGAAGACCGTCGATGGTCCGTCGAACAAGGACTGGCGCGGCGGCCGCGGCATCCTGGAAAACATCATTCCGTCGAGCACCGGCGCGGCCAAGGCCGTCGGCGTGGTGATCCCGGAGCTCAACAAGAAGCTCACCGGCATGTCGTTCCGCGTGCCGACCTCCGACGTCTCGGTCGTCGACCTGACCGTCGAGCTGGAGAACGCCGCCACGTACGCGGAGATCTGCGCCGAAATGAAGGCGCAGTCGGAAGGCGCGCTGAAGGGCATCCTCGGTTACACCGAGGAGAAGGTCGTCGCCACCGATTTCCGCGGCGACGCGCGCACCTCGATCTTCGACGCCGAAGCCGGCATCGCGCTCGACGGCACCTTCGTCAAGCTCGTCAGCTGGTACGACAACGAGTGGGGCTACTCGAACAAGTGCCTGGAAATGGTCAAGGTCGTCGCGAAGTAA
- a CDS encoding DUF6691 family protein, with protein sequence MKRIAHAVVAGAIFGLGLAVSGMTSPGKVLNFLDVAGDWDPSLALVMGAALAVATPGFAWLRRRGCTLDGGALPAPPGTRIDRRLLIGSALFGIGWGIAGYCPGPALANLAHGGADAIVFVVAMLAGSQLARFALPAERRSGR encoded by the coding sequence GTGAAGCGCATCGCACATGCGGTCGTCGCCGGCGCGATCTTCGGCCTGGGCCTGGCGGTGTCCGGCATGACGAGTCCCGGGAAGGTGCTGAATTTCCTCGACGTCGCCGGCGACTGGGATCCTTCGCTCGCACTCGTGATGGGCGCCGCGCTCGCCGTCGCCACGCCCGGCTTCGCCTGGCTGCGCCGGCGAGGATGCACGCTCGATGGCGGCGCGTTGCCCGCGCCACCGGGCACACGCATCGATCGCCGGCTTCTGATCGGCAGCGCGCTGTTCGGCATCGGCTGGGGAATCGCGGGGTATTGCCCGGGTCCGGCGCTGGCGAACCTCGCGCATGGCGGCGCGGACGCGATCGTCTTCGTGGTCGCGATGCTCGCCGGATCGCAGTTGGCCCGATTCGCCCTGCCCGCGGAAAGGCGCAGCGGACGCTGA
- a CDS encoding acetyl-CoA hydrolase/transferase C-terminal domain-containing protein — MEPRPAPLAFDSVDAAAEFLLSRIRGPLHVGAPLGLGKPHRLLNALYARVENDASRPLHLYTALSLDPPGGGKGLEARFVTPFVERHFGADFPRLAYVQALKRNALPAHVEIEEFYLQSGALLNSVPVQRRYASLNYTHVARALADRGLNAIVQKVARSPDGTRLSLSCNTDLTADSVDAVVARGLPRPLLIAEVDPRLPWLGGSATVAPEFFDAVVTPPGPYPKLFGLPRQPVTDADYAIGFHASTLVVDGGTLQIGIGALADALCHALVLRHVDNDAYRDVLRALGSPHADDATLAPFERGLYGCSEMINEGFRRLVEVGVIKRRVVDDLAAMQRIERGGPSAHDLALLEQQGEFLHGAFYLGSPEFYEWLRDLPPDTRRAIGMRRVGEVNDLVGDIELERLQRRDARFFNTCMMATALGAATSDALEDGRVVSGVGGQYNFVAMAHALPDARSVLMLRAARESGGRVTSNVVWNYGHTTIPRHLRDVYISEYGIADIRGRSDEDCVIALAGIADARFQQGLIDVAKREGKLRADFTLPPSASRNTPERLAAALRSFHTSGALPDYPLGSDFTPVEQRLVKALAWLKASTATRGAKLRTVWRALRTRAMDTEALARMDLDAPRGFGERLEAKLVSLALAETGG, encoded by the coding sequence ATGGAACCCCGCCCCGCTCCCCTCGCCTTCGATTCGGTCGACGCTGCCGCCGAATTCCTCCTCTCGCGCATCCGCGGCCCGCTGCACGTTGGCGCGCCGCTCGGGCTGGGCAAGCCGCATCGGCTGCTCAACGCGTTGTATGCGCGCGTCGAAAACGATGCCTCGCGGCCGCTGCACCTGTACACCGCGCTGTCGCTGGATCCGCCCGGCGGCGGAAAGGGGCTGGAAGCGCGCTTCGTGACGCCGTTCGTCGAGCGCCACTTCGGCGCCGACTTCCCGCGCCTCGCCTACGTGCAGGCGCTCAAGCGCAATGCGCTGCCCGCGCACGTCGAGATCGAGGAGTTTTACCTGCAATCCGGCGCGCTGCTGAACTCCGTGCCGGTGCAGCGGCGCTACGCGAGCCTGAACTACACGCACGTCGCGCGCGCGCTCGCCGACCGCGGGCTCAACGCGATCGTGCAGAAGGTCGCGCGCTCGCCCGACGGCACGCGGCTGTCGCTGTCGTGCAACACCGACCTCACCGCCGACTCCGTGGACGCCGTCGTCGCACGCGGCCTTCCGCGTCCGCTGCTGATCGCCGAAGTCGATCCGCGCCTGCCGTGGCTCGGCGGCAGCGCGACGGTGGCGCCGGAGTTCTTCGATGCGGTCGTGACGCCGCCGGGGCCGTATCCGAAGCTGTTCGGCCTGCCGCGCCAGCCCGTGACCGACGCCGATTACGCGATCGGCTTCCACGCGAGCACGCTGGTCGTCGATGGCGGCACGTTGCAGATCGGCATCGGCGCGCTCGCCGACGCGCTGTGCCACGCGCTCGTGCTGCGTCACGTCGACAACGATGCCTATCGCGACGTATTGCGTGCGCTCGGCTCGCCGCATGCCGACGATGCGACGCTTGCGCCGTTCGAGCGCGGCCTGTACGGCTGCAGCGAGATGATCAATGAGGGTTTCCGCCGGCTGGTGGAAGTCGGCGTCATCAAGCGCCGCGTGGTGGACGACCTCGCCGCGATGCAGCGCATCGAACGCGGCGGCCCAAGCGCGCACGACCTGGCATTGCTCGAACAGCAGGGCGAATTCCTGCACGGCGCGTTCTATCTCGGCTCGCCCGAGTTCTACGAATGGCTGCGCGACCTGCCGCCCGACACGCGTCGCGCCATCGGCATGCGCCGTGTTGGCGAGGTGAACGACCTGGTCGGCGACATCGAACTGGAACGCCTGCAGCGCCGCGACGCGCGCTTCTTCAACACCTGCATGATGGCGACCGCGCTGGGGGCGGCGACCTCCGACGCGCTGGAGGATGGCCGCGTGGTGTCCGGCGTCGGCGGGCAATACAACTTCGTGGCGATGGCGCACGCGCTGCCGGATGCGCGCTCGGTGCTGATGCTGCGCGCCGCGCGCGAATCGGGCGGACGGGTCACGTCGAACGTCGTGTGGAACTACGGGCACACGACGATCCCGCGCCACCTGCGCGATGTGTACATCAGCGAATACGGCATCGCCGACATCCGTGGGCGCTCCGACGAGGATTGCGTGATCGCGTTGGCCGGCATCGCCGATGCGCGCTTCCAGCAGGGGCTGATCGACGTCGCCAAGCGCGAGGGCAAGTTGCGTGCGGATTTCACGCTGCCCCCGTCCGCTTCGCGTAACACGCCGGAACGGTTGGCCGCGGCGCTGCGCTCGTTCCACACGAGCGGCGCGCTGCCGGACTATCCGCTGGGCAGCGATTTCACGCCGGTCGAGCAGCGCCTGGTGAAGGCGCTGGCATGGCTGAAGGCGAGCACCGCCACGCGCGGCGCGAAGCTGCGCACGGTGTGGCGGGCATTGCGTACGCGCGCGATGGACACCGAGGCGCTGGCGCGGATGGACCTTGATGCGCCGCGCGGCTTTGGCGAGCGGCTGGAGGCGAAGCTGGTGTCGCTGGCGTTGGCTGAAACGGGCGGCTGA
- a CDS encoding MBL fold metallo-hydrolase has translation MKPDVQPFFHADSNTWTYLVRDPSGTAAAIIDPVLDFDAKAARTSTNAARKVADAARERGLDVQWILETHAHADHLSAAQWFRSQWPGAQVAIGEGIRDVQKAFAPLFNVEDDFRADGSQFDRLFADGDTFRIGALDARVIAVPGHTSDSCAYLIGDALFTGDSLFMPDGGTARCDFPGGDARTLFRSIRRLFESLPGDTRVFVCHDYGPGGREVACETTLASQRRDNIHVRDGASEDDYVAQRTARDATLAMPALILPAVQTNIRAGALPPPESNGVRYLKLPIDRF, from the coding sequence ATGAAGCCCGACGTCCAGCCGTTCTTCCACGCCGACAGCAATACGTGGACGTACCTCGTCCGCGACCCGTCGGGCACCGCGGCTGCCATCATCGACCCGGTGCTCGACTTCGACGCGAAGGCCGCGCGCACGTCGACGAACGCCGCACGGAAAGTGGCCGATGCCGCTCGCGAGCGCGGACTCGACGTGCAATGGATCCTGGAAACGCACGCGCACGCCGATCACCTGAGCGCGGCGCAGTGGTTCAGGTCGCAATGGCCCGGCGCGCAGGTCGCCATCGGCGAAGGCATCCGCGACGTGCAGAAGGCGTTCGCGCCGCTGTTCAACGTCGAAGACGATTTCCGTGCCGACGGCTCGCAGTTCGATCGCCTCTTCGCCGACGGCGACACGTTCCGCATCGGCGCGCTCGACGCGCGCGTGATCGCGGTGCCGGGCCATACCAGCGACAGTTGCGCCTACCTCATCGGCGATGCGCTGTTCACCGGCGATTCGTTGTTCATGCCCGACGGCGGCACGGCACGCTGCGATTTCCCCGGCGGCGATGCGCGCACGCTGTTCCGGTCGATCCGCCGGCTGTTCGAATCGCTGCCCGGCGACACGCGCGTGTTCGTCTGCCACGACTACGGCCCCGGCGGGCGCGAAGTCGCCTGCGAGACCACCCTCGCCTCGCAGCGCCGCGACAACATCCACGTGCGCGACGGCGCGAGCGAGGACGACTACGTCGCGCAACGCACCGCGCGCGATGCCACGCTCGCGATGCCCGCGCTGATCCTGCCGGCGGTGCAGACCAACATCCGTGCCGGCGCGCTGCCGCCGCCGGAGTCCAATGGCGTGCGCTACCTCAAGCTTCCGATCGATCGCTTCTGA
- a CDS encoding S1/P1 nuclease has protein sequence MARFLFVLLLAFSLVPQPAHAWGRLGHRLVAALAWDDLTPQARARIAMLLEGEADPTLPGIASWADELREHDPDLGKRTGRWHYVNIAEDGCHYDAATHCKGGDCVVEAIRAQTAILADASRSKAERLQALKFVVHFVGDVHQPLHAGFGRDKGGNDFQLQFDGRGTNLHSLWDSGMLKAADLEEAQWLQRLRAIPLAVDLPPQPLSPPSAQWAEASCRIVLRPGFYPSKATIGDAYVQTWRPLAEEQLRRGGAELAVTLNAALSR, from the coding sequence ATGGCCCGTTTTCTTTTCGTCCTCCTCCTCGCCTTTTCTCTCGTGCCGCAGCCCGCGCACGCGTGGGGTCGCCTCGGCCATCGCCTGGTCGCCGCGCTCGCGTGGGACGACCTCACCCCGCAGGCACGCGCACGGATCGCGATGCTGCTGGAAGGCGAAGCCGACCCGACGCTCCCGGGCATCGCCAGCTGGGCGGACGAACTGCGTGAGCACGATCCCGACCTCGGCAAGCGCACCGGTCGCTGGCACTACGTCAACATCGCCGAGGACGGTTGCCATTACGACGCCGCGACGCATTGCAAGGGCGGCGACTGCGTGGTCGAAGCGATCCGCGCGCAGACCGCGATCCTCGCCGACGCGTCACGCAGCAAGGCCGAGCGCCTGCAGGCGCTGAAGTTCGTCGTGCACTTCGTCGGCGACGTCCACCAGCCGCTGCACGCGGGATTCGGCCGCGACAAGGGCGGCAACGATTTCCAGCTCCAGTTCGACGGTCGCGGCACCAACCTGCATTCGCTGTGGGACAGCGGCATGCTCAAGGCAGCCGATCTGGAAGAAGCCCAATGGCTGCAACGCCTGCGCGCGATCCCGCTCGCCGTGGACCTTCCGCCGCAACCGCTGTCGCCGCCGTCGGCGCAGTGGGCGGAAGCCTCGTGCCGCATCGTGCTGCGCCCGGGTTTCTATCCGTCCAAGGCGACCATCGGCGACGCCTACGTGCAGACCTGGCGACCGCTGGCCGAGGAGCAGCTGCGTCGCGGCGGCGCGGAACTGGCGGTCACGCTCAACGCCGCGTTGTCGCGCTGA